Below is a genomic region from Jiangella gansuensis DSM 44835.
AGGGCGTGAACCTCGTCGCCAACTACTACAAGCCCGGGCCGGCCACACTCGCCGAGATCGCGCCCGAGATCCTCGCGGCCGGACGGGGCGGCGCGTGGCACGTGTCCGGGAACGTCATCGAAGGGCATCCGGAGGTCACCGAGGACAACCGGGCCGGCATCGACGTCCCCGTCGGCGGCATCACGCTCCTGCCGGACCCGGTCCCGTTTCCCCATGAGGTCAGCACGCAGCCGGCGGCGGAGGCCTTCGAGACGGTGCTGGCGGGAGTCGGCGCGAGCCTGCCCCGCTACGACGCGGCCGACGCCCGGTTGCTCGCCGATGTCCGCAACGGCACCGGCCGGCTGATCAACTCCCAGAGTGAGGTCGGCGGTCATCCGCCGCTGGAGTCGGCCGTGCCGCCCGTCGACTCCGACCACGACGGGATCCCGGACGAGTGGGAGCTCGCGCACGGCCTGGATCCGAACGACCCGTCCGACGGTCAGGCGATCGGCAAGGACGGCTACAGCAACCTGGAGCGGTACCTGAACTCCCTCCAGCCCGACGCGGCAGCCAACCCACAGGTGGCGATCACCTCGCCGACGCTCAACCAGGTCTTCTCCGCGACCGCGGCCGAGCAGGAGATCGTGATCGTCGCCGAGGCGACGCCCGACGGGGACGCCGAGATCACCGCGGTCGACTTCTTCGCCGGCGAGACGCATCTCGGCACGGTGGAGAAGGCGCCGTACCGGTTCGTCTGGAGCGGGGTCACCGACGGCACCTGGTTCCTCACCGCCCGGGCCACCGACAGCCGTGGCTTGAAGACCCAGTCCACGGGAACCCCCGTGCACGTGAACCGCACCACCAAGCTCACCGGCTGGACCTCGACCGACGTCGGTGACGTACCGATCGCCGGGTCCGCTGCGATGACAGCTGCCGACGCGTTCACGATCAAGGGCTCGGGCAAGATCTGGGCCGGCAACGACGCCTTCCAGTTCGTTCACCAGCGGATCGATGCGGGGCCGTCACGCGTCGTCGAGATCATCGCCCGGATCGACCGGATCGGGCGGCCGTACGAGGGCGTCTACGCCGGACTAATGATCAGGGAATCCCTCGAACCGGACTCGTCTTACTTCACCGGGGGCATCGGCCGGGCCCTGGCCGAGGGGCGGCGGGGCCCGATCGGCCCCCAGGGCGGAGTGCTGGGGAAGGCGTCCCGGTTCGCCGTCGACGGCGACGAGCCCAGCATCAGCCTGCACCCGGCCGGCGACAATGACGGCATGGAGGAACGGCCGTACTGGATCCGCGTGATCAAACGTGGCCTCGAGTTCGAGGCGCACCTGAGCCCCGACTCGCTGCAGTGGACCCGGATCGGCTACGAACGCATCCCGATGGCCGACCGGGTGTACATCGGCCTGGTGGTCGACGCCAACAAGGAGGCGAACGCGATCGACAACTATGTCTCGGCCGACTTCTCCGAGGTGCGGGTGCTCTCCTGACGTGGTGATCACGTTCCCTCGCGGCGCATATGAAACCGCGAGGGAACATGATCATGGGGAACGGGGTCAGCCGTCCAGCCAGGGGTCCTCGGGGCGCTCGCGGTCGAACGTGGGACGCGGGTCCTTCCAGTGGCCCCGGGTGAAGTCGGGCACCTTGACCGACTGCATGCGACCGCGCTTCATCGACTCGTGGCTCAGCGGGATGACCGAGCACCAGGCCGCGGAGTCGTAGACGTCGATGTCGGGCGTCATGCCCAGGCGCATCAGCTGGACCAGCCGGAAGATGGCGATGAAGTCACCGCCGCCGTGGCCGCCGTACTGGTCGGCCAGGTCCTCGAGGGCCGGCCACAGCCAGTGGTCGTGCTCGGCCATGATGGAGTTGAAGGTGCTGCCGGTCCGCCAGGCGTGGTTGGTGTGCCCCAGCGACTCCAGGTAGATGCGGGCGTTGTCGAGCTGGACGGTGCCGCGGGTGCCGGTGAGGCTGGTCTCGCGGGAGTACGGGTGCGGCGAGTTTACGTCATGCTCGACCCGGATCATCAGGCCGTTCGCGGTCTTGATGAGAGCGGTGTGGCGGTCGCCGGAGATGTACTCGTCGTCGTCCCAGGAGGAATGGTCCGGCCCGACGCGGGGGTCCTCCTCGCGGAACAGGGCGAGGTTCATGGGCGGTGAGGCCACCGCGACGAGTTCGTCGAAACGGTCGCCGCGATTGATGTCCATGGCCGCGGAGACCGGGCCGAGGCCGTGCATCGGGTAGTGCAGGGCGTTCATGCGGGTCTGCCACCGCCGCCGCCAGTGCTCCGGGTGGTAGGCGCCGCCGAAGAGGTACGGCCAGCGCAGGTCGTGCACGTAGCCGCCGGAGGCGTGCTGCAGGTCGCCGAAGAGGCCGGCCTTGGCCATGTTGAACATCCGCAGCTCGGGCCGGAAGTAATTCACGTTCTCCAGCAGCATGCAGTGCTTGCCGGTGCGCTCGGAGGTGCGCACCAGGTCCCAGATCTCGTCCAGGTACGGCGAGATGGGCAGCTCGATGGCGACGTGCTTGCCGTTCTCCATGGCCGCCTTGGCCTGCGGGTAGTGCCATTCCCACGGGGTGGCGATGTAGACGAGGTCGATGTCGTCCCGCCGGAGCAGGTTGAGGTAGTCCTCCTCACCGTTCGAGTAGCCCACCGGCTCGACGTCCTGGAAGCCCTGGGCCATGATCCGCCCGATGGTGCGGTTGACCCGCTCCGGCACGATGTCCGCGACGGCGGTGACCTTGGAGACAGCGCCCCAGCGCACGTCCTGGCCGCCGCCACGCTGGCCGACCCCGATCAGGCCGACTCTGACCTCCTCGAAGCCTTCGAACGGCACCTCGGCCATGGACTTCTCGCGGCCGGGGACGCGAGGCGGCTCGCGGCGAGTGTCCGCGGCTGCGGTTGTAGTGGCGGCCGCGCCGGCGACACCGGCTGCGCCCAGGGCCGCACCCGACCGGATGACGTCACGGCGGGACGGTCGGAACCTGTTCGGACGGGACACCCGAATCACTCCTCTGATCGAACCTGCAAATTTTGATCCGATAGCGAGCATTATTGAGCAGCCAGGCTCGGCCCACAAGGGGTGGAACGGGTGAAATCCCCCGAGCGTCACCGCCGCCCGGCGAACTACGCCCGCAGCACGCCCAGCAGCCGGGCCGCCTCGGCCGCCACGGCGTCCCGGCCGGCGCCCACGTAGCGGCGCGGATCGGTCAGCGCGGCATCGCCGTCCAGCCGGCGGCGCACCTCGGCGGTGAACACGCCGTTGAGGTGCGTGGCGATGTTGACCTTGGTGATGCCGCTCTCGACGGCCTTGGTCAGCTCAGCGTCCGGCACCCCGGACGAGCCGTGCAGGACCAGCGGGACCGCGACGGCCGCGCGCAGGTCGGCGATGAGGCCGTGGTCCACGACGGCGTCGCGGGTGCGCATGGCGTGGGACGTCCCGACCGCCACGGCCAGCGAGTCGACCCCGGTGGCACCGGCGAAGGCGGCCGCCTCGGCGGGGACGGTGCGCGCGCCGGGTGCGTGTACGCCGTCCTTGCCGCCCACCTCGCCCAGCTCCGCCTCCACCGCCACGCCACGGGCATGGCAGTGCTCGACGACGGACCGCGTGGCCGCGACGTTGTCGTCGTAGTCGAGCTTTGAGGCGTCGAACATGACGCTGGGGAAGCCGAGCTCCACCGCCTCGCGGACCAGGGCGGCGTCCTCGGCGTGGTCGAGGTGGACGCACACCGGCACGCTGGCCGCCCGTGCCACGGCGAGCGTCGCCAGCCCGATCGGTTCCAGCGTGCCGTGGTAGCGCACGCAGTTCTGGCTGATCTGCAGCACCACCGGGGTGCCGGCCAGCTCGGCGCCGGCCACCAGGGCCTCGGCGTGCTCGAGCAGGATGACGTTGAAGGCGCCGACGCCGCGGTCGCGGGCGACCGCCCGGTCGAACAGCTCGGTGATCGGGGTCAGGGTCATACGACTCGCTCCGCGGACAGGGTGGGCAGGAAACGGCGATAGGCGGCGAGGTCGACCTCGCCGGCGACGTCGGCGAGCACCGCCGCGGCACCCAGCGCGGCCGCGCCGGCCAGCGCGTCGGGCCAGGGCGTGCCGGACAGCTGGGCATGCACGAGAGCGGCGACGGCGGCGTCCCCGGCACCCGTCGGGTTGCCGGTCACGCCGGCCACCGCGGGGACCCGCCACACGCCGTCGGCGTCCGCGCCGAGCAGGCCGTCGGCACCGCGCGACACGACGACGTGCCGAGCCCCGAGCGTCACCAGCCGGCGCGCGGCCGCCAGGACGTCGTCGCCGGTGGCGATGCCGGCCAGCTCGTCGGCGTTCGGCTTGACGAGGTCGGGCCCGGCCTCGATGGCCGCCAGCAGCGGCGGCCCGGAGGTGTCGACGGCGACGGGCACACCGGCGTCGCGGGCCAGCCCGACCAGCCGGGCCGGCAGGTCCGGTGGCGCCGCGGCCGGCAGGCTGCCGGAGACCACCAGCGCCCCCGCACCGGACAGCGCGTCGGCCGTGGCGGCCAGGAAGGCGACCCATTCGGCCTCGGTCAGCGGGCGGCCGGGCTCGTTCAGGGCCGTGGCCTCCCCATGAGCGTCGACGACGGTGACCGTGCGGCGGGTCTCGGCCGCAACCGGCACCGCCTGCACCCGGAAGCCGTCGTGGGCGGCGGCGCGCAACGCGTCGACCAGCCAGGTACCGGTCGGCCCGCCGGCGGGCACCACGACCCGGACGGGCACATCGAGCGCGCGCAGGACCCGGGCCACGTTGACGCCCTTGCCTCCGGGCCGTTGCAGCACCCGGCCGACCCGGTGCGACGCGCCCGGCGTGAGCGCTCCGACTTCATACGTGACGTCGGCGGCCGGGTTCGGTGTCACGCAGACCACGTGGCTCACGAGATCAGCTCCCAGGCCAGCAGCCCGGCGCCGACGCACCCGGCGAGGTCGCCAAGTTCGGCCGGCACCACCCGCGGCACCCGGTGGAACGTCAGCCGCTGCGCCAACCGCTCCCCCAGCGGATCGACCACGAGGTCGGCGGCCTCGCCGAAGCCGCCCCCGACAGCGATGATCTCCGGCGCGACGATCCCGGTCAGCATCGCCAGCCCGCGAGCCAGTGCGTCCAGTGCCTCGTCCCACACGGCGACGGCCGCCGGCTCGCCCGCGCGCACCAGTGCGGCGACGTCACGGCTGCCGTCGACCGGCCGTCCCGTCGCGGCCGTGTACCGGCGGGCCACCGCTGCGGCCGAGGCGACGGTCTCGAGGCAGCCGCGCCCGCCGCACGCGCACGGCAGACCGGTGCCGACGTCCACGTGCCCGATCTCGCCGGCATACCCCGCACCGGCGAACAGCCGCCCGTCCAGGACGAGCGCGGCCGCGATCCCCGTACCGACCGGCAGGAAGACGCTGTCTCGGGCGCCGCGGCAGGCGCCCACACGGTGCTCGGCCAGGCCACCGGCACGCACGTCGTGCCCCAGCACCACCGGGCAGTCCAGCCGCCGGGCCACGAGGTCGCGCAACGGCACGTCGCGCCACCCGAGGTTCTCCGCGGCGACCGCCAAGCCGGCCTGCTCGTCGACGATGCCGGGCACCACCAGGCCCAATGCGGCCGGCCCACCCGAGTCGGCGGCGGTCAGCTTCTCGACCACCGCAACGACGGCGTCGACGACCGGCTGTGCGTCGAGCCCGGGCGGTGGCGTGGCGACGCGGGTCAGGCGGCTCACGGTGCCGTCGGCGGCGACCACGCCGGCCTTGACGGAGGTGCCGCCGACATCGACGGCGACGACCGGCGGAGCGCTCTCGATGGGCCGCATCTCAGCCGGCCGGGAGGACGACCGACCGGGTCAGGTGCCGCGGCTGGTCCGCATCCAGCCCGCGGGACTGCGCGACGGCGACCGCCAGCCGCTGCGCCACGACGAGATGGGCCATCGGGTCCAGGTCGCTGGTGACGAAGCCGGCACCGGTGGCGGCGACGTCCGCGGCCAGCCCGGACGGCGGCGGGCCGAAGGACCACACCAGCCGTCCCTGCTCGGCGATCGAGATGGGCCCGTGCCGGTAGTCCATTGCCGGGTACGCCTCGGCCCAGAACTGCGCCGACTCGCGCAGCTTCAGCGCCGCCTCGTGGGCCAGGCCGACGGTCCAGCCACGCCCGACGAAACTGATCTGCTCCGCGCCGGTCCACGCGTCCAGCGGCTCCGCGAGCGCCTTCTCCGCGTCGTCGATGACCGGGCCGAGATCGTGCCCGAGGTGGGCACGCAGCAGGGCGAGTGTCGTCGTCGCGCACCGGGTCTGCACCACCGACCGCTCGTCGGCGAAGTCCAGCACGACCGACTCGGCGGCCGCGCCCACGACCGGCGAGTCCGCCACCGCGGTGATGGCGACCGTCCGGGTGCCGGACCCGGCCGCGTCGACGGCTGCCAGCAGGTCGAGGATCTCGGTGGTCGTGCCCGAACGGGTGATGGCCACGATGGTGTCGTAGCGGCGACCCCGGGGCACCTCGGACGCGGCGAACGCGTCGGTCTCGCCGGCTCCGGCCGCCTCGCGTAGGGCGGCGTAAGCCATGGCCATGAACCACGACGTGCCACAGCCGACCACCGCTACCCGTTCACCGGCGGCCGGTAACACCCGCATGGCCGGATCCAGGATGTCGGCGACGCGGCCCCAGCAGGCCGGCTGGCTGGCGATCTCCGCCCGGACGTGTTCGCTCATCGAGTGATCGTCTCCTCGTCCCCTGTCGAGCCCACGTCGGGCTCTGTCGCGGCTTGCATCATATCGAGCGAACAACGGATGAAACGAGCAGAGTCGGTCAGCGTCGGTCACCGCGATCATGATTGCGGTCGGGTCACGAACCATTGACACGGCTCGGCGACTCCACAAACATGGGTAC
It encodes:
- a CDS encoding SIS domain-containing protein is translated as MSEHVRAEIASQPACWGRVADILDPAMRVLPAAGERVAVVGCGTSWFMAMAYAALREAAGAGETDAFAASEVPRGRRYDTIVAITRSGTTTEILDLLAAVDAAGSGTRTVAITAVADSPVVGAAAESVVLDFADERSVVQTRCATTTLALLRAHLGHDLGPVIDDAEKALAEPLDAWTGAEQISFVGRGWTVGLAHEAALKLRESAQFWAEAYPAMDYRHGPISIAEQGRLVWSFGPPPSGLAADVAATGAGFVTSDLDPMAHLVVAQRLAVAVAQSRGLDADQPRHLTRSVVLPAG
- a CDS encoding ROK family protein, with amino-acid sequence MRPIESAPPVVAVDVGGTSVKAGVVAADGTVSRLTRVATPPPGLDAQPVVDAVVAVVEKLTAADSGGPAALGLVVPGIVDEQAGLAVAAENLGWRDVPLRDLVARRLDCPVVLGHDVRAGGLAEHRVGACRGARDSVFLPVGTGIAAALVLDGRLFAGAGYAGEIGHVDVGTGLPCACGGRGCLETVASAAAVARRYTAATGRPVDGSRDVAALVRAGEPAAVAVWDEALDALARGLAMLTGIVAPEIIAVGGGFGEAADLVVDPLGERLAQRLTFHRVPRVVPAELGDLAGCVGAGLLAWELIS
- a CDS encoding Ig-like domain-containing protein, producing the protein MTETPPPKPANGIGRRSFLVGAALTPPAIMAVQQVRAPAARAEPGAAPAAAQTPAGGGAPDVPAPGKLEKRTPPAQQQAVVGNTVPAFPGAEGAGKLTTGGRGHAVYEVTTLADSGPGSLRDAVSQSNRMIVFRVGGTIELEGGLDVVGSNLTIAGQTAPGDGIAVVNNEFSIKGDNIIVRYLRVRAGDRMQAAIDTFNGRGRRNLVIDHCSIAWGIDECFSLYGNYDVTVSHCIIAEGLTMSAHEKGRHGYGGLWGGENVTYHHNLLIHQGGRNPRFSFTEDMEQLVDHRNNVIYDYGFTSCFGGEWCEGVNLVANYYKPGPATLAEIAPEILAAGRGGAWHVSGNVIEGHPEVTEDNRAGIDVPVGGITLLPDPVPFPHEVSTQPAAEAFETVLAGVGASLPRYDAADARLLADVRNGTGRLINSQSEVGGHPPLESAVPPVDSDHDGIPDEWELAHGLDPNDPSDGQAIGKDGYSNLERYLNSLQPDAAANPQVAITSPTLNQVFSATAAEQEIVIVAEATPDGDAEITAVDFFAGETHLGTVEKAPYRFVWSGVTDGTWFLTARATDSRGLKTQSTGTPVHVNRTTKLTGWTSTDVGDVPIAGSAAMTAADAFTIKGSGKIWAGNDAFQFVHQRIDAGPSRVVEIIARIDRIGRPYEGVYAGLMIRESLEPDSSYFTGGIGRALAEGRRGPIGPQGGVLGKASRFAVDGDEPSISLHPAGDNDGMEERPYWIRVIKRGLEFEAHLSPDSLQWTRIGYERIPMADRVYIGLVVDANKEANAIDNYVSADFSEVRVLS
- a CDS encoding 1-phosphofructokinase family hexose kinase; translation: MSHVVCVTPNPAADVTYEVGALTPGASHRVGRVLQRPGGKGVNVARVLRALDVPVRVVVPAGGPTGTWLVDALRAAAHDGFRVQAVPVAAETRRTVTVVDAHGEATALNEPGRPLTEAEWVAFLAATADALSGAGALVVSGSLPAAAPPDLPARLVGLARDAGVPVAVDTSGPPLLAAIEAGPDLVKPNADELAGIATGDDVLAAARRLVTLGARHVVVSRGADGLLGADADGVWRVPAVAGVTGNPTGAGDAAVAALVHAQLSGTPWPDALAGAAALGAAAVLADVAGEVDLAAYRRFLPTLSAERVV
- a CDS encoding class II fructose-bisphosphate aldolase, with the protein product MTLTPITELFDRAVARDRGVGAFNVILLEHAEALVAGAELAGTPVVLQISQNCVRYHGTLEPIGLATLAVARAASVPVCVHLDHAEDAALVREAVELGFPSVMFDASKLDYDDNVAATRSVVEHCHARGVAVEAELGEVGGKDGVHAPGARTVPAEAAAFAGATGVDSLAVAVGTSHAMRTRDAVVDHGLIADLRAAVAVPLVLHGSSGVPDAELTKAVESGITKVNIATHLNGVFTAEVRRRLDGDAALTDPRRYVGAGRDAVAAEAARLLGVLRA
- a CDS encoding Gfo/Idh/MocA family protein — protein: MSRPNRFRPSRRDVIRSGAALGAAGVAGAAATTTAAADTRREPPRVPGREKSMAEVPFEGFEEVRVGLIGVGQRGGGQDVRWGAVSKVTAVADIVPERVNRTIGRIMAQGFQDVEPVGYSNGEEDYLNLLRRDDIDLVYIATPWEWHYPQAKAAMENGKHVAIELPISPYLDEIWDLVRTSERTGKHCMLLENVNYFRPELRMFNMAKAGLFGDLQHASGGYVHDLRWPYLFGGAYHPEHWRRRWQTRMNALHYPMHGLGPVSAAMDINRGDRFDELVAVASPPMNLALFREEDPRVGPDHSSWDDDEYISGDRHTALIKTANGLMIRVEHDVNSPHPYSRETSLTGTRGTVQLDNARIYLESLGHTNHAWRTGSTFNSIMAEHDHWLWPALEDLADQYGGHGGGDFIAIFRLVQLMRLGMTPDIDVYDSAAWCSVIPLSHESMKRGRMQSVKVPDFTRGHWKDPRPTFDRERPEDPWLDG